Proteins encoded by one window of Antechinus flavipes isolate AdamAnt ecotype Samford, QLD, Australia chromosome 4, AdamAnt_v2, whole genome shotgun sequence:
- the LRRC39 gene encoding leucine-rich repeat-containing protein 39, with product MTETAVRMGAVHAVKEVWETRIKKHTEDLKREKEFQQKLVRIWEERVSLSKLKEKVIREDGRVILKIEKEEWKTLPSSLLKLNQLQEWQLHRTGLVKIPEFIGRFQNLIVLDLSRNAISEIPRGIGLLTRLEELILSYNKIKTVPKELSNCVSLEKLELAVNRDICDLPQELSNLLKLIHLDLSMNQFTTIPSAVLHMPALEWLDMGSNKLKTLPDSIDRMENLHTLWLQRNEIICLPKTINNLKNLGTLVLSNNQLQDIPECMEGMTNLRFVNFRDNPLKLEITLPPCENADEEEEKELFGIQFMHAYIQESRKRAENKENCPTVLPVSVNNDE from the exons ATGACAGAAACTGCAGTTCGTATGGGGGCCGTCCACGCTGTAAAGGAAGTGTGGGAAACCAGGATCAAGAAACACACTGAAGACCTGAAGCGAGAAAAAGAGTTTCAGCAGAA GTTAGTGAGAATCTGGGAAGAAAGAGTAAGCCTAAGTAAGCTGAAGGAAAAAGTCATCAGGGAAGATGGAAGGgtcattttaaagatagaaaaagaagaatggaag ACCCTTCCTTCTTCACTACTAAAACTGAATCAGCTGCAGGAGTGGCAGCTTCATAGAACGGGCTTAGTAAAAATTCCTGAATTCATTGGACGATTCCAGAACCTCATTGTATTGGATTTATCCCGAAATGCAATTTCAGAGATACCTCGAGGAATTG GACTGCTGACAAGACTTGAGGAGTTGATTCTCAGttacaataaaatcaaaactgTTCCCAAAGAGCTGAGTAACTGTGTCAGCTTGGAGAAACTAGAACTTGCTGTCAACAGAGATATTTGTGATCTTCCACAGGAG CTCAGCAATCTACTGAAGCTCATTCATCTTGATCTGAGTATGAACCAATTTACAACAATTCCTTCAGCTGTGCTACATATGCCTGCTCTTGAGTGGCTAGACATGGGAAGCAACAAACTTAAAACACTTCCTGACTCTATAGACAG AATGGAAAACCTACATACATTATGGCTCCAGCGAAATGAAATTATATGTTTGCCAAAAACCATCAACAACCTAAAGAACTTGGGAACTTTGGTTCTCAGCAACAACCAACTACAAGATATTCCAGAATGCATGGAAGGAATGACAAATCTCAG GTTTGTGAACTTCAGGGATAATccattaaaattagaaataacacTTCCTCCCTGTGAAAATGcagatgaagaggaggaaaaggaattaTTTGGTATCCAatttatgcatgcatatatcCAAGAGTCCCGTAAGAGAGCAG aaaacaaagaaaattgtccaACAGTTTTGCCGGTCTCTGTaaataatgatgaataa